A stretch of Halostagnicola kamekurae DNA encodes these proteins:
- a CDS encoding ABC transporter substrate-binding protein, with translation MTRGIGRRAYLSATTVGAAVVLGGCVATGVLNNGENDERPSLSDRTLRYGAVLPLSGELESMGESLSNAVSLPTAELEASDLDVTTETETADSETLPASAVDAAAALVEDGYPALVGAAASGVSLQMTQQVTIPAEVVTCSPASTSPTMSILNDRGYSFRTAPDDSLQAVVAAQLAASEHDAATAATLYTAGDYGRQLSGAFSASFDGAIQRQVSITGERDSYGEPLGQALADEPDILFLICYPETGIDLLEEYYADHQGEETVFVSDALQEKTVVETVDDPMANVFGTAPMSSGPGQGAFESLYRETYETDPAVFAANTYDAAATLLLANAAAGENDGSAIAEQMREVTDGDGTEIMPGELADGIELAATGDPVRYRGAAGEIEFDENGNGGSTQYEYFRFDDDGITVLEERSPEVSE, from the coding sequence ATGACGAGGGGGATCGGACGCCGAGCATACCTCTCGGCGACGACCGTGGGGGCGGCCGTCGTTCTCGGCGGGTGTGTGGCCACCGGCGTCTTGAACAACGGCGAGAACGACGAGCGACCTTCGCTGTCAGATCGGACACTGCGGTACGGCGCGGTGCTTCCGCTGTCGGGCGAACTCGAGTCGATGGGCGAATCGCTCTCGAACGCCGTTTCCCTCCCTACTGCCGAACTCGAGGCGTCGGATCTCGACGTGACGACCGAAACGGAGACCGCCGACTCCGAAACGCTGCCGGCGTCGGCGGTCGACGCTGCGGCGGCGCTCGTCGAAGACGGATATCCGGCGCTCGTCGGTGCGGCGGCGTCGGGCGTTTCCTTGCAAATGACACAGCAAGTGACGATTCCCGCTGAGGTCGTGACCTGCTCGCCGGCGAGTACGTCGCCGACGATGTCGATTCTCAACGATCGCGGCTACTCGTTTCGAACCGCGCCGGACGACTCGCTTCAGGCCGTCGTCGCGGCACAGCTGGCGGCCTCCGAACACGACGCGGCAACCGCTGCGACGCTTTACACGGCCGGCGATTACGGGCGGCAACTCTCCGGTGCGTTCTCGGCTTCGTTCGACGGCGCGATTCAGCGACAGGTGTCCATTACCGGAGAGCGCGATTCCTACGGCGAACCGCTCGGTCAGGCGCTTGCCGACGAGCCGGATATCCTCTTTCTCATCTGCTATCCCGAGACAGGGATCGACCTGCTCGAGGAGTATTACGCCGATCATCAGGGAGAGGAGACCGTGTTCGTCAGCGATGCGTTACAGGAAAAGACCGTTGTCGAGACCGTCGACGATCCGATGGCCAACGTTTTCGGCACCGCGCCGATGTCGTCCGGGCCGGGACAGGGCGCGTTCGAATCGCTCTATCGAGAGACGTACGAGACCGATCCGGCGGTGTTCGCGGCGAACACGTACGATGCGGCCGCGACGCTGTTGCTGGCCAACGCCGCCGCGGGCGAAAACGACGGATCGGCGATCGCAGAACAGATGCGCGAAGTGACCGACGGTGACGGAACGGAAATCATGCCGGGGGAACTCGCGGACGGAATCGAGCTCGCGGCCACCGGTGACCCGGTTCGGTATCGAGGCGCGGCCGGCGAAATCGAGTTCGACGAAAACGGCAATGGCGGGTCCACCCAGTACGAGTACTTCCGCTTCGACGACGACGGGATTACCGTTCTCGAGGAGCGGAGCCCGGAGGTATCAGAATGA
- a CDS encoding methyl-accepting chemotaxis protein, with product MIDTADTADSSNTADSDGSSGAAEDDPSGIVGSITNQLSSVVPSAVRGNFVPSMIRGSFRTKFVVSILLIVVVLSIVGGLGYVDAEQTVENDAKEQLTAMVDMHADSINEWMISMESHTRSVSSSSELAGTEAEEAEAQVIQQQATLPVDVRGVHVIDTNENEILTSTNGELRSEPLSAVDEPWTEIEPGVDLTAANDVWHSESAYQSGTLDDQVMSFASPVEGDEARIAVVVGTIEYRVDGLKQLHDDQETMILDTDGQTVLASDDLGGDPDEDIIAELGAKRDGTEFDRGGDGLVTAYAATADNNWVAVTTVPEEQAFAASNAVGWAVLFVIGAALISLLVGGYLLARQTVTPLEDLRDRAERMKNGDLSVDLETDRIDEVGQLYRAFDEMRDTLRAQITEAEEAQAEAEAAKVEAEEAQAEAEAERERVKNVMNELRRAADRYGTTMRAAAEGDLTVRADVRTDNEQMAAIGREFNEMLAEIDRAVAEVKRFAEDVRAASEQVDASSAEVKRASEQVAESIQEISDSSERQSEKLQTVESELAGLSASTEEIASTATQVEGVAERTVDSSHRGREAAEEAISEMEDVETEADRAVETIRSLEAEVEQIDELVEAISDVADQTNLLALNASIEAARAGNGGNSDGFGTVAQEIKSLSADAKETAAEIDARIESIREKTDESVGVVEKTRDRVEQGTAAVEPAVESLTEIAEYAEETNDGVQEISAATDQQADATEQIVTAVDEIATSSEDAAAEAGNVSAAAEEQTASLTGVTENVNSLAEQAAELSETLERFETAAGTPDGDRDGHSRPSAATDGGDGTLGR from the coding sequence ATGATCGATACTGCGGACACTGCAGACTCGAGCAATACTGCCGATTCCGACGGCTCGAGCGGTGCTGCCGAAGATGATCCGAGCGGGATCGTCGGCTCGATCACGAACCAACTCTCGAGTGTCGTTCCGTCGGCGGTTCGCGGGAATTTCGTCCCTTCGATGATCCGCGGGAGTTTCCGGACGAAGTTCGTCGTCTCGATCCTGTTGATCGTGGTCGTGCTTTCGATCGTCGGCGGACTGGGATACGTCGACGCCGAGCAAACCGTCGAGAACGACGCCAAGGAGCAACTCACGGCGATGGTGGACATGCACGCGGACTCGATCAACGAGTGGATGATCTCGATGGAGTCGCACACGCGGTCGGTCTCCTCGTCGTCCGAACTGGCCGGAACCGAGGCCGAGGAGGCCGAGGCGCAGGTAATTCAGCAGCAGGCGACGCTCCCGGTCGACGTCAGAGGGGTGCACGTAATAGACACCAACGAGAACGAGATCCTGACGAGCACGAACGGAGAGCTTCGGTCGGAGCCGCTATCAGCGGTCGACGAACCCTGGACCGAGATCGAACCCGGGGTCGACCTGACGGCAGCAAACGACGTGTGGCACTCGGAGAGCGCCTATCAGTCGGGGACGCTCGACGATCAGGTGATGTCCTTTGCGAGCCCAGTCGAAGGTGACGAGGCGCGGATCGCCGTCGTCGTCGGCACTATCGAGTACCGCGTGGACGGCCTGAAACAGCTCCACGACGATCAGGAGACGATGATCCTCGACACGGACGGCCAGACGGTCCTCGCGAGCGACGACCTCGGCGGCGATCCCGACGAGGACATCATCGCGGAACTCGGAGCGAAACGCGACGGGACCGAGTTCGACCGCGGCGGCGACGGACTGGTCACCGCCTACGCCGCGACTGCGGACAACAACTGGGTCGCCGTGACCACCGTTCCCGAGGAGCAGGCGTTCGCGGCGAGTAACGCGGTCGGCTGGGCCGTGCTCTTCGTTATCGGCGCGGCGCTGATATCGCTGCTCGTTGGGGGATACTTGCTCGCCCGACAGACCGTGACGCCGCTGGAGGACCTTCGGGATCGCGCCGAGCGGATGAAAAACGGCGACCTATCGGTCGATCTGGAGACGGATCGGATCGACGAGGTGGGCCAACTCTACCGGGCGTTCGACGAGATGCGGGACACGCTCAGGGCACAGATCACCGAAGCCGAGGAGGCACAGGCCGAGGCCGAAGCGGCGAAAGTCGAGGCCGAGGAAGCACAGGCCGAAGCCGAAGCAGAACGCGAGCGCGTCAAGAACGTGATGAACGAACTCCGGCGCGCGGCGGATCGGTACGGGACGACGATGCGCGCGGCAGCCGAGGGCGACCTTACCGTCCGAGCCGACGTTCGGACCGACAACGAGCAGATGGCGGCGATCGGCCGCGAGTTCAACGAGATGTTAGCGGAGATCGATCGCGCCGTCGCGGAGGTCAAACGGTTCGCCGAGGACGTGCGCGCGGCCAGCGAGCAGGTCGACGCCTCCAGCGCGGAGGTCAAGCGAGCCAGCGAACAGGTCGCCGAATCGATTCAGGAGATCTCCGACAGCTCCGAGCGACAGAGCGAGAAGCTCCAGACCGTCGAATCGGAGCTTGCAGGCCTCTCCGCAAGTACCGAAGAGATCGCCTCGACGGCCACCCAGGTCGAAGGTGTCGCAGAGCGAACCGTCGACTCGAGTCACCGGGGCCGAGAAGCGGCCGAGGAGGCGATTTCGGAGATGGAAGACGTCGAGACGGAGGCCGACCGAGCCGTCGAGACGATCCGGTCGCTCGAGGCCGAAGTCGAACAGATAGACGAACTCGTCGAGGCGATCTCCGACGTGGCAGACCAGACCAACTTGCTCGCGCTGAACGCGAGCATCGAGGCGGCTCGAGCCGGTAACGGCGGCAATTCCGACGGGTTCGGAACCGTCGCCCAGGAGATCAAGAGTCTCTCGGCAGACGCCAAGGAGACGGCGGCCGAAATCGACGCGCGCATCGAGTCGATCCGCGAAAAGACCGACGAGTCCGTCGGCGTCGTCGAGAAAACGAGGGATCGCGTCGAACAGGGGACAGCGGCCGTCGAGCCGGCGGTCGAATCGCTAACTGAAATCGCCGAGTACGCCGAAGAGACGAACGACGGCGTGCAGGAAATCTCGGCCGCGACCGACCAGCAGGCCGACGCCACGGAGCAGATAGTCACCGCGGTCGACGAAATCGCGACGAGCAGCGAGGACGCCGCGGCGGAAGCCGGCAACGTCTCCGCGGCCGCCGAAGAGCAGACGGCCTCGCTCACGGGCGTCACCGAGAACGTAAACAGCCTCGCAGAGCAGGCCGCTGAGTTGTCGGAGACCCTCGAGCGCTTCGAGACGGCGGCCGGAACGCCCGACGGCGATCGCGACGGTCACTCGAGGCCGTCGGCGGCGACGGACGGAGGGGACGGCACGCTCGGCAGGTAA
- a CDS encoding MBL fold metallo-hydrolase, which translates to MDRIILGNDEFEGENNAYVLHEGDSLALVDTGIATTDVRDDLREGLAEYGYEFADVDDIVLTHFHPDHAGLAGEVQSESDATVYVHEADAPLVEGDEAATAALDERRREYLEAWGIPPAKREELLGVVESVTGLSETNPTVTPIEDGDTLEVGGHTLETVHAPGHALGLCWFEIAGRNQAFVGDVILPVYTPNVGGADVRVERPLETYLETLRALADRDYDRVWPGHRDPIEEPSERALTIVDHHRERTERVVTALEEHGPADPWTVSADLFGELEGIHIVHGPGEAFAHLDHLVHEGVASVEDGQYRLVDGDADLESVVAPSRTP; encoded by the coding sequence ATGGATCGGATCATACTGGGAAACGACGAGTTCGAGGGGGAGAACAACGCCTACGTTCTACACGAGGGGGACTCTCTCGCGCTCGTCGACACGGGGATCGCGACGACCGACGTTCGCGACGACCTCCGGGAGGGACTGGCCGAGTACGGCTACGAGTTCGCTGACGTCGACGACATCGTGCTCACGCACTTTCATCCCGACCACGCCGGACTGGCGGGCGAAGTGCAGTCCGAGAGCGACGCGACCGTCTACGTTCACGAGGCCGACGCCCCGCTCGTCGAAGGCGACGAGGCGGCGACCGCCGCGCTGGACGAGCGCCGACGGGAGTACCTCGAGGCGTGGGGAATCCCCCCCGCGAAACGCGAGGAGCTACTGGGCGTCGTCGAGTCGGTCACCGGGTTGAGCGAAACGAACCCGACCGTGACGCCGATCGAGGACGGCGACACCCTCGAGGTCGGCGGGCACACCCTCGAGACGGTCCATGCGCCCGGCCACGCGCTGGGGCTGTGCTGGTTCGAGATCGCCGGCCGTAACCAGGCGTTCGTCGGCGACGTGATCCTCCCCGTCTACACGCCCAACGTCGGCGGCGCGGACGTCCGTGTCGAGCGGCCGCTCGAAACGTACCTCGAGACCCTCCGAGCGCTCGCCGACCGGGACTACGACCGCGTCTGGCCAGGTCACCGCGATCCGATCGAGGAGCCGAGCGAGCGGGCGCTGACCATCGTCGACCACCACCGCGAACGAACGGAGCGCGTCGTCACCGCCCTCGAAGAACACGGCCCCGCGGACCCCTGGACCGTCAGCGCTGACCTCTTCGGCGAACTCGAGGGGATTCACATCGTCCACGGCCCCGGCGAGGCGTTCGCCCACCTCGATCACCTCGTCCACGAAGGGGTGGCTTCGGTCGAGGACGGCCAGTATCGACTCGTCGACGGCGACGCGGATCTCGAGTCGGTCGTCGCACCGTCTCGAACGCCGTAG